The window TCCCCGATGTAGGCCGGCTTGGCCAGGTAATGGCTGGCGCCCAGCTTGATGGCATCCACGGCCGTCGCGATGCTGGCGTAACCGGTCAGGATGAGGACTTTCACGGCGGGATTGATCGATTTCAGCGGCCCGATCAGGGACAGGCCGGAGCCTGTTTCAAGCTTGAGATCGAGAATCGCATAATCGGGCGGCGCGGCATCGGCGGCCGCCAGCGCGGCGTCGACGTCGCGCACCGAGACCGTCTCGAAGCCGCGCGAGCGGAGCGCGCGCGTCAGCACGCGAGCCATGTCGGGATCGTCCTCGACGATCAGGATGCGATTCATTCCGTTCATTTTTCTCACTGTCATGGGGTTGGGGGCGACAGGGGAATTATGCAAACGAAATCGCCGCATCCCTATACGACATATTGTCGCGCGGCAGAACGCCGCAGCTTCCGGCTAGAACCGGCCGACGTCGAGGCCCGCGGCCACGTCCCCCGTGACCTCGCCGAAGCCCAGCATGCGCCGGCCCTTGTGGTCCTTCATGAAATCGGTGGCATCCTCCCGCGTCGCCAGCGGCACCAGCTCGTGCCCCATCGGCCCAAGCACGTCGGAACCGGTGACGTAGAGCGCCTTGCGGGCGTCCACCTTCGCGAGATTGTAGAAGTCGGTGACGAACATGCCGGCGATGTTCTCTCGCGGATGCCCCGGCGCGTATTTCGCCAGATCATGGAGGAACTTGAACATATCCTTCGCGCCGTCGAAGTGATGGGCATGGCCGTCCTTCCAGACCACCGTCGCCGCCCAGTTCGGGTACTTGGAGACCAGCATGCCGCATACCGGGCAGAGATCTCTCGGCCCCGGCTTCGGCGGAACCTGGGCGGTGGAGAAACCCGCCCAGACAATCAGCACCGCAACGACAAGAAGGCGCATCGCGTTCAGTGCATGTGCTCCATGGGCTTGCCCTGGTGTTCCATCATGCGCTTGCGCCGCTCCTCGCGGTTCTTGCGGATCATGGCGACATCGCCCGCCATGTCGACATAGGCCGCCAGCAGCGCCTGGTCGAAGTTGGCCAGCTCGCCGCCGTTCGCGGCCTGCGACGCCTTGGCGGCTTCGGTCGTTCCGTAGGCCACCTTGCTGCGCTTGGTCATCACGCCCTTGATGCCGCTGCCGACGAGGAAAGCGGCCTTGCCGACTTCGATCAGCGGCTTCACGTCGCCCGCCGCGGCGTTGTCGCCCACCCAGATCGCCTTCGGTTCGCGATCGACGTTGACCGCGAGGCTGATCGCCGCACAGTGCAGCGAGCAAGTGCCGTCGGCGAGGTCGTCGCCGTAATGCACCAGCATGCGCGTATGGCTGAACTGTTTGCGGTCCATGCCGCAGTAGGGGCACTTCGGAAACTTATCGATATCGTTCTCCGCCGGCTTCGGATCGGCCGGCTTCTTCGGGATGAACTGGGCCGGCGTACCGTCGGCCGGGCAGGCCGGCTGTTGCGCCCGGACAGCGCCCGAGGCAAGGCCGGCACCGGCAACGAGGGAGAGCTTCAGCAGATTGCGGCGATCCATGATTGACTCCTTTGGGGGAATGACTTTTAGGAACAACTTCATACTGTAATATTAGCCTCTTCGAATATGCCACCGCTGCGACATGTTGTCGCGGATTATCGTGTCCCCCGACTCGCTGGACAAGACGCGGCCCTGCACTAACTGTCAGAAAACACATCCATCATATCTGGATGACATGCGCGACAGGGGAGGCACCTCCCATGACCATCGACGCCAGCCTGCGCGCCGAATCGGGGCAACTCGCCTGCCTCTGCTCCAGCGGCCCGGCGCAGACCGGCGCCACGGCGGCCATCGAGGCGCGAAACGGCCGGGCGGCGCGGATCGCGGTGCCGGCAGGCGGATTCGTAATGTTCGGCTGAAGCGACTATGATTCCGGCTATGCAAAAGGAGCAAGCGAAACTCGACCCCGACGACCTACAGGCTCTGGGAGGACTGGGTTTCCTCGTTGAGGGCGCCACGCCCACGCTCTCCGCCAAGGCCCGCAGCCCATCGTCCGAGCCTGTCACGGAGGCCGTCAATAGCCTGCGCGCCAGTTTCGGCTGGGACCCGCATGGCCGGGCCACCCGGAACACCGTGCGCGCGCTCCGCGCCCAGGTCGCGGCGTTGCAGCGCAAGCTCGCCGCCCTGGACCTCTATCGGGGCGAGGCGCACGGCCGCTTCGACGACGGCACCCGCAAGGCCCTGGAGCAGTTCCAGGCCACCCGCGCGCCCGAACCGCTGGCGGTCACGGGCGTATTGGACGCGGCCACCCGCAAGGCGATGGACGGCCTGCCTCCCTATACCTTCGATGAGGTGCTCTGCGCCGAGCTGGACGCAGTGAACCACGGCCGCGAGGAAGTCGGCCTGAAGCCGGAGCGGGAAGCCGCCCGCTCCGGCAACGCGATCGTCAGGGCGCACCAGTCCAGGTTGCTCGGCGCGGCCTTCTCCGGCGGAGGGATACGCAGCGCCACCTTCAACCTGGGGGTCTTGCAGGCGCTGGCCCGCCTGGGGTTGCTGCGACGGGTGGACTACCTGTCCACCGTGTCGGGCGGCGGCTATGTCGGCGGTTGGCTGCA is drawn from Candidatus Nitricoxidivorans perseverans and contains these coding sequences:
- a CDS encoding nitrous oxide reductase accessory protein NosL; translation: MDRRNLLKLSLVAGAGLASGAVRAQQPACPADGTPAQFIPKKPADPKPAENDIDKFPKCPYCGMDRKQFSHTRMLVHYGDDLADGTCSLHCAAISLAVNVDREPKAIWVGDNAAAGDVKPLIEVGKAAFLVGSGIKGVMTKRSKVAYGTTEAAKASQAANGGELANFDQALLAAYVDMAGDVAMIRKNREERRKRMMEHQGKPMEHMH
- a CDS encoding response regulator, with amino-acid sequence MNRILIVEDDPDMARVLTRALRSRGFETVSVRDVDAALAAADAAPPDYAILDLKLETGSGLSLIGPLKSINPAVKVLILTGYASIATAVDAIKLGASHYLAKPAYIGEILSGLGIDAVTADNDAGAAIDQEKRYSLAELEWKHILRTLSDQGGNVSAAARALNMHRRTLQRKLAMNGDSVLAEIREKSVRRFRRERQQMASGG
- a CDS encoding nitrous oxide reductase accessory protein NosL; the encoded protein is MRLLVVAVLIVWAGFSTAQVPPKPGPRDLCPVCGMLVSKYPNWAATVVWKDGHAHHFDGAKDMFKFLHDLAKYAPGHPRENIAGMFVTDFYNLAKVDARKALYVTGSDVLGPMGHELVPLATREDATDFMKDHKGRRMLGFGEVTGDVAAGLDVGRF